Proteins from a single region of Engystomops pustulosus chromosome 5, aEngPut4.maternal, whole genome shotgun sequence:
- the RAD21 gene encoding double-strand-break repair protein rad21 homolog, with amino-acid sequence MFYAHFVLSKRGPLAKIWLAAHWDKKLTKAHVFECNLESSVESIISPKVKMALRTSGHLLLGVVRIYHRKAKYLLADCNEAFIKIKMAFRPGVVDLPEENREAAYNAITLPEEFHDFDQPLPDLDDIDVAQQFSLNQSRVEEITMREEVGNINILQDNDFGDFGMDDREMMREGSAFEDDMLVSTSASNLLLEPEQNVSQLNEKSNHLEYDEPYKDDNFGDGNDGGLLDDKLLSNDGGGIFDDPPAGIPEEGVALPEQPIHDDDMDDDDAVSMGGPDSPDSVDPVEPLPTMTDQTTLVPNEEEAFALEPIDITVKETKAKRKRKLIVDSVKELDSKTIRAQLSDYSDIVTTLDLAPPTKKLMMWKETGGVEKLFSLPAQPLWNARLLKLFTRCLTPLVPEDLKKRRKGGEADNLDEFLKEFENPDVPREEMRQQDIIDQPILEEASRLQESMMEGSRSHLDETVMPPPPQPQPQGVKRDSQQMEPEPLLPQEPEPQIEMPPVELPPEEPPNLNDLIPELNLVPEKEKEKEDEEEEEEEDATGTEQDQEERRWNKRTQQMLHGLQRVLARTGAESISLLDLCRNTNRKQAAAKFYSFLVLKKQQAIELTQEEPYSDIIATPGPRFHIV; translated from the exons ATGTTTTACGCACATTTCGTTCTGAGCAAGAGGGGGCCGCTAGCCAAAATCTGGCTGGCGGCCCACTGGGACAAGAAGCTGACTAAGGCGCACGTTTTCGAATGCAACTTGGAAAGCAGCGTGGAGAGCATCATCTCGCCCAAG GTGAAGATGGCTCTGCGTACTTCTGGTCACCTGCTCTTGGGTGTCGTAAGAATCTATCACAGGAAGGCCAAGTACCTCCTCGCcgactgtaatgaagcttttatcAAAATAAAGATGGCTTTCCGGCCCG GTGTGGTCGATTTACCTGAGGAAAATCGTGAAGCTGCGTACAATGCCATCACCTTGCCTGAGGAGTTCCATGATTTCGACCAACCCTTGCCAGATCTTGA TGACATCGATGTGGCCCAGCAGTTCAGCCTGAACCAGAGTCGAGTGGAAGAAATCACCATGAGAGAAGAGGTCGGAAATATCAACATCCTGCAAGATAATGATTTTG GTGACTTTGGCATGGATGACCGGGAGATGATGCGGGAGGGCAGCGCATTTGAGGATGACATGTTGGTCAGCACAAGTGCCTCTAACCTTTTATTGGAGCCTGAACAGAACGTCAGTCAGCTGAATGAGAAGAGCAACCACCTGGAGTATGATGAGCCGTACAAAGATGACAATTTTGGAGATGGCAATGATGGTGGATTACTGG ATGATAAACTGCTGAGCAATGACGGAGGTGGCATCTTTGACGACCCTCCAGCGGGTATCCCTGAGGAAGGTGTTGCGCTGCCGGAGCAGCCCATCCACGACGATGACATGGATGATGACGACGCTGTATCAA TGGGTGGGCCAGACAGCCCTGATTCAGTAGATCCTGTGGAGCCCCTGCCAACCATGACTGATCAGACTACTTTGGTTCCTAATGAAGAGGAAGCTTTTGCACTGGAACCTATTGATATTACAG ttaagGAAACTAAAGCCAAGCGAAAAAGGAAGCTGATTGTGGACAGCGTTAAGGAGCTGGACAGCAAGACCATCCGCGCCCAACTGAGTGACTACTCCGACATCGTAACCACTCTGGACCTGGCACCTCCCACAAAGAAGCTGATGATGTGGAAGGAGACAGGTGGCGTGGAGAAGCTCTTCTCTCTGCCTGCACAGCCGCTCTGGAACGCCCGACTTCTCAAG CTGTTCACCCGATGCCTCACACCATTGGTACCCGAGGATCTCAAAAAGAGGAGGAAAGGTGGTGAAGCTGACAACCTGGATGAATTCCTTAAGGAGTTTGAGAATCCTGATGTTCCAAGAGAGGAGATGAGGCAGCAGGATATTATCG ATCAGCCCATCCTGGAGGAAGCTAGTAGACTCCAGGAGTCCATGATGGAGGGAAGCAGATCTCACTTGGATGAAACCGTGatgccaccaccacctcagccacaGCCGCAAGGGGTGAAACGTGACTCTCAGCAGATGGAGCCAGAGCCATTACTTCCT CAAGAGCCGGAGCCTCAGATTGAAATGCCACCAGTGGAGCTTCCTCCAGAGGAGCCTCCGAACCTCAACGACTTGATTCCCGAACTCAACCTGGTTCCCGAGAAAGAAAAGGAaaaggaggatgaagaggaggaagag GAGGAAGATGCCACCGGGACCGAGCAGGACCAGGAGGAGAGGCGCTGGAACAAGAGGACCCAGCAGATGCTGCACGGCCTTCAG AGAGTCCTCGCCAGGACAGGCGCAGAGTCCATCAGTCTCCTCGACCTGTGTCGAAACACGAACCGGAAGCAAGCGGCAGCCAAGTTCTACAGCTTCCTCGTCCTCAAAAAGCAGCAGGCGATCGAACTCACCCAAGAGGAGCCCTACAGCGACATCATCGCCACGCCAGGACCCCGATTTCACATAGTGTGA